The Methanoregula sp. UBA64 nucleotide sequence TTCCACTGGTCGTCGGTGAGGATGAGCGGGATATTCGAGGTGTTGACGGCCGCGTTCATGGATGCGGTGACCGGCGCTGCATTCCCGTCATCCGGCTGCGGTGTCGTTCCCGGGGCCGTACATCCCGCGGCAAGTATGGCAAGTACGATGAGGAATCCGGCAAAGAGCATCCCGCGAGTCATGTGAGGTACTGGAACGTGCGGGATGAAAGGAGTTATTCTTTGTATTTCTTTGTTTTTTTGTTCCAGAAAACCGTTTTCCCGTTATTTTGTGCAGGAAAATTTTCACTCAACGCCACGTTTATGCCCGGCCGGTAATAACAGAAGGATCAGGCAGACCTGCATGGAAGTACCGTTAAACGGGCCTTTTATGCATGCATACCTATCCTGCCGGCACCGGACAGGGAGTCATATGGTGTTTTTCCGCGCCGGCAGGGGGTACGATCTGCTTATCGTGGAACCGGCCGGGTCCGGTACGGATCTGTCCCGGGGCAGCCGGGTTCCCTGCCCTCTCGTGTGACCGGCCGCGGGAAACCGTGCGGCCCGTTCCTGTTTTGTTACCCGTTTCTCTTTGTGGTTTTAAGCGTGGACCCGCGGTTTTTCCTTCCTGCCCGGGCGGGCATGGCGCAACAGTGATAATCCTCTGCGGTACAAGGCTTCGTAACGGAGCCTTTCATGACCGAACCACATACCGGCACCCCCCAGCGGGACGCGAACACCCGCGCCATCATCACCCGGATCCCGGCCGGGATGGTAACGCCCGACGATCTCGAAACAATAGCCCGCACGGCCCGGAAGTACCGCGTGCCGATGGTCAAGCTGACCTCGGGCCAGCGTATCCTTCTTGCCGGGATCGCGCCGGAGGATGTGCCCGCCGTTGTCCGGGAGCTCGGGCCGCTTGCCCAGCCGGAGGCGGCGCCGTGCGTGAAGTTCGTCCAGGCCTGCCCGGGCACGGAGGTCTGCCGGTTCGGGAACCAGGATGCTATCGCGCTTGCCCGGGCCATTGACGGGCAGTTCCGGCACCGGCATTTCCCGGCCAAGGTGAAGATCGGGGTCTCGGGCTGCCCCCGCTGCTGCGGGCAGAGCCACACCCGGGACTTCGGGATCGTGGGATCGAAGCAGGGCTGGGCGGTGCTCTTTGGGGGAAACGGGGGCACGAGGCCGCGGTTCGGCGACCTGATTGCGCAGGGCCTTTCGGGTTCCGAGGTCCTCGACTGCGTGCAGCGCATTGCGGAATATTACCGGGCGCACGCACAGCACCACGAGCGGACGGCGAGGTTTGTGGAGCGGGTGGGCTTAGAGAAGATCCAGGAGGATGTGGTGGCGATGATGCCGTATGTGGGGGTGGAGTAAGGGTGTATCTTAAAATATACTCTTTCATTTTTTAGAACTTGTAATAATAAGCAAATCTCTTGAGATAAAAAAGAAGATTTAATAGTAATTGATCTAAATGGAGAGATAATAATAAGGAGAATTTTATGGAGTTCAACATTCGAACATCTGAACTAAATGTCTCTCCAGAAGAGCGGGACCTCTTAACAAAATTAGGAGTAGCTTTAGATAAATTATCCGACAAAGATAAAGAAAACATAGAAAATATTCTTGCATTTAATTTAAGTTCTGCAAATAATAAAGCATTCGTGGAAGAAATTAGAAGGTCTCTTGCATCTAATTTAAGCATATATCTGGAAATCTCGTGCTCTGCAATATTTTTAAATATAATATCACAAACGTATCTGCTCGAAAATTTTTTAAATAAATTAAATGAAGAGAAAATATTGTCAAGTAAGTCAAAGCCATTTTTACTTAATTTGTCGGCGAAATATGGTATTTTTTTACGAGCAATTACACGCCAGATTGATAATCCCTTAAAATGGATGCGAATAAGAAGCAATATTCTACTTGACGATGATAATGTGTATATCCAAACAAAAATTACACGGAACGATTCTGAATTATTTATCTTTAATATTCCTCTAGAAAACACCCTTATTTTTGCAAATCATTTTGTCCAGAGAACACTTGATGTATGTAAAAAAACAGATAGAGAACATATATTAGAGATCTCTGAGGGGCAAATAAACACATTGGCAGAAAAAATTGAAGAATTAAAAATTTTTTATCAAACAGTGAAAAATGAGACAGACATCACAATAACGTCAGACAAAAATAAAAATACCGAATAATAATTTACGCGAATTCCATGACATATAATAAAGATTCAGGAGGGATTAATGGTCAAAAAGGATATTCCTACCAATCGGTATTAGCGCTATATTATTTAATTGTGAAAGAATCTCGGGAAATTGAATGGGAATGCGATGGGGAAGATTTTACTGTAATTAATGAGGAAGACTCATATAAGAGTATTAATTTCATCCAAGCAAAACATCAAAACACCGGTTCATTTTCATTAGCCCAATTTAAAAATGAAGTATTCCCCCAGTTTTGGAGAGCTTTTTTATCTGGGGTTAGGGAACATTCTGAAAAATTAATTTGTTGTACTTTAGTTACAGATATTGCACAAAACCATGATTTGAAAGTATTTGGTGATGCTGGCAAAAAAATACGGGAATCTGGATGGAGATTATCAGATGTTGAAAAATCCACACAAACCATTAAACATTATTTTCAATCAATGAGGAAAGGAAAAAAACCTGAAGACTTCAAAAGATTTTTATTTGGTTTAAAAATAATTGATAAATTTACTGCAGATCAAATGCAATTAGAAATTGCAAACTATCTTAAAGATTGTGGGGTGTCGGGACCGAAATCAAAGATCCGCGAAATGCTTCAATTTATTGTTGAAAAAGATCAAGGATTAATCACAAGAACAGAACTTGAAAATTTAGCAGGAAAACGATTATCTCGTATAATCACGGGGGAGTTATCAGCCCCACCTTCAAAAAATGAGATATCCTCTGCTTTACTGTCATTGTCAAGAATTAAACAAACATACTGTGAGACCCCCTCAACTTTCCCAGATAAAGACACGATGTATAGAGATCTCACAACATCGGTATTTACTACAACGAAAGTATTAGAGGGTGTAATAACCAATTCCTCAAAATTTAGTGTAACTCAACAAGATATAGACCAATACATTAGTATTACTGTATCTGATCGACACCATATTGAGGAAGAATCTAAAAAAATTGTTGATCTCGAAGAACAATTGTGGATTTCAAAAACAAAATTTAAACAAAGTCTCTCATCAATTGAAAAAACATTTAGTTATTTCGAGATTGAGGAAGATCAATCATGATTATTAGTATTGAACGATCTTTCCAATATCCGCAAAATATTAGGGATATAGATCAAATTTACAAACAAGTCTCTCAAAATTCAAATTATACGATCGTAAAATACTTGCCGAACAATTTTATTTCATTTCACATGAACCCTTCACAAAAGTTATTTAGATTGCATCAGGATGGGCGTATTTTTATTGAATGTGCAACAGAAAAAAATGAGTGCATTGGTAATGTAGTTGAATTATTTCAACAATTAGAGGATTTCACAAATAATAATTCCACGTTGGTAAATGAAAATCAATTAAATCCGTCTTTCATTATCAATATAATTGGAGTATCTGCAACAGCCCTTTTTTGGGAACTTCATGGGGATATTGAAAAAATCGGAAGATCTATATCGCGAAATTCAGAATTAAGAACCTATGCGAACCCAAATTTTAATTCAATCTCAATCAGAATTGAACCGAATTAATTAAGCTTGCCCTTAAATCACATGTCCCACATCCACGGCATCTCCGGCAGCACGAAATATCTCCTGAACGGCACACGGCCCGTCAACGGCAAAAGGTTTGAGACGCTCGACCAGATGCAGCACTTTTACGATCATTACGATGAGATCCTGGCCGATACGAGAAACACTGTGGCCCGGCGGGAGGACGAGACCATTGCCGGCCTTGGCCTTGAAGAGACCCGGCTTGCTGCGGAGCTCAAAGAGGGAATTACCCGGCAGACGCGGATTGTCGATAAGGAAATTGGGGAGTTCGACCACATGCGGTATGCAGCGGACGGCATCTTCTCCCGGATCGGGTTTTCCGCAAAGTACTGGATTGCGGTTGCGCTGCGAAACCATCACATCAACAGTCCGTACTCCGGGCTCTCCGTCCAGCTGGATCATGTCCGGTACGATAAACGGCATCGTGCCGAATACAGACAGGCAGCCATCGACCGGGAGTGCGGCACGGTTGTCCGCTCGTACGCGTTTTTGAAGGAAAACGAATCGTTTCTTGTTGGGGCGCAGGGAGAGGAGTAC carries:
- a CDS encoding NAD(P)/FAD-dependent oxidoreductase, producing MTEPHTGTPQRDANTRAIITRIPAGMVTPDDLETIARTARKYRVPMVKLTSGQRILLAGIAPEDVPAVVRELGPLAQPEAAPCVKFVQACPGTEVCRFGNQDAIALARAIDGQFRHRHFPAKVKIGVSGCPRCCGQSHTRDFGIVGSKQGWAVLFGGNGGTRPRFGDLIAQGLSGSEVLDCVQRIAEYYRAHAQHHERTARFVERVGLEKIQEDVVAMMPYVGVE
- a CDS encoding nuclease-related domain-containing protein, with translation MSHIHGISGSTKYLLNGTRPVNGKRFETLDQMQHFYDHYDEILADTRNTVARREDETIAGLGLEETRLAAELKEGITRQTRIVDKEIGEFDHMRYAADGIFSRIGFSAKYWIAVALRNHHINSPYSGLSVQLDHVRYDKRHRAEYRQAAIDRECGTVVRSYAFLKENESFLVGAQGEEYVIRELSQLPDEFHVINDVNLRFAKAIYWRKHNEYIKTCQIDHIVAGPTGIFLLETKNWKRSDIGTKSDKLIHQVQRAGLALWYFTKDYYRGNNDRPRVRSVVISLKGSSSGRYLDQYIDIVTPGRACDYIRNRQPVLSQEDVNRFIRILTRS